The segment GATGCTTTTCAGCCAGAAACCCACTTATATGACTTGGGCTGTTCGTTAGGAGCCGTTTTGATTCCCGTGGCGTCGCGGTTGGCCTCCCAGGCCGGTACGATCTGTGGAGTCGATCAATCAAGCGCCATGCTGGAGGAGCTTTCGCGACGTGGGGATGGTTTGCCGATCAAATTGCTCTGTGATGATCTGAGCCAAATGAGCTTTCAGCCGGCGTCAGTGGTGATTTTAAATCTGACCTTACAGTTTGTCCCCGTAAAAGCTCGTCACGTCTTGTTGGCACGCATTTATGATGCGATGGTCAATGGGGGCGTGTTACTGTTGACCGAAAAAATCGCGGCACCGAATCCAGCACTCGACCAGCTTTATCGTGAGCGACATCACGCATTTAAACGTTCTCAAGGCTATTCAGATCTGGAGATCCATCAGAAACGGCAGTCGCTTGAGGACGTGCTGGTGACAGAAAGTAAGGAAGTGCATTTACGGCGTCTTGCCGATGTTGGATT is part of the Pirellulaceae bacterium genome and harbors:
- the cmoA gene encoding carboxy-S-adenosyl-L-methionine synthase CmoA, with product MKQDRIYASPREEVEPFVFDRQVVRVFDDMIERSVPHYREVVLEIIELAVDAFQPETHLYDLGCSLGAVLIPVASRLASQAGTICGVDQSSAMLEELSRRGDGLPIKLLCDDLSQMSFQPASVVILNLTLQFVPVKARHVLLARIYDAMVNGGVLLLTEKIAAPNPALDQLYRERHHAFKRSQGYSDLEIHQKRQSLEDVLVTESKEVHLRRLADVGFSSVDIWHQRYNFASFYACK